A stretch of the Panicum virgatum strain AP13 chromosome 9N, P.virgatum_v5, whole genome shotgun sequence genome encodes the following:
- the LOC120687821 gene encoding mucin-12-like isoform X6, with protein sequence MDHDDSDFQSQNFQLVGEDSNRFPSGLRPFALPKLDIEDQLQGHLRFDNLIDSEAFFSVQGHESNWIEVLSTGSSVVDFSSSAAESCSKTNNVWSEATSTESVEMLLKSVGEIETTGNMDSNAHLQLSAMDSQIDQSNVHPDSTSSPTDSTVVPTEKDQSQSTHSRMTDGPDHSQSTHSRMAADPSNTDPQLERFAPFLMDKKSEQAAASVAEKCIASEKLSSSINTSGSCPAVGGYFEGVQDDLSLDKLNVPSAEVNSRNLNNEPFTGLAPLQNIYVTDSYHFEQDNKESEVDVAPQDSEVCHFNENKVEGGLTESLGTVNLSSQVSNETLLPESSDGLLEAITNPLKLHRSDGTCNIVNSTLQLSFSPVQHETEGLSSSVDRSNELIINEFGVSSNSAPSHRSEADSRNSNPHLVSSLSPKRKVADATGVPEETMNAGANSTNISCTGDESKLEVLEHNKDSVDNLESGAMEEKTMDKIPVVSGNMEQMVENNHEENASGATDTSKDKVESSDSIAPENSSADAFNASEDPKIPSINHEGSFNECDTPGIEEEPESSHLVLSTSGPHEKMSAPVISSSSGIGITSTTVTDTFGTPADKNGCSIGVSAADSSALPDERDLIVSTMNHEVPSKEGAKSALGDEDNNVISPGSEPGGVMSAVPVDSNTDVYGSTVSVAKKEEYTEQANSLGGSTTAETQDKSGNHPDASSPKCQTDKSLIQGEQHTDPATPPALGISSGNVAEKVVETPQNASNDLNARVQADAVLNHGTDHSPGTVTSQGKVGSSIVEPGNGNGIRTSATCGSPSVISCSEPSPQEGGQGSNALLHHTPLDVQSGDPKDCEANADAAQSSKQCSTRNLESALGSEETNTAGGDRSFSFEVGAPPNASEKAHSPVWSPFPRYTASQSTEMTPENPQPGSSLKSISDVSKETSIAKAGKEQLSERKVAESAGGPSDNSNIGDSTKSSSSPPEKSQQHPTPEPSDLVKFPFTDPQHLQLRAQIFVYGALIQGTPPGEAYMVAAFGESGGGGKPTWEAAWRAALERFQYQKSLYTGLETPTSSRIGSSVPDKANKSTAVRTAPASKKGGKTVVPAHSTATLHGTFSVPLGSSTFNLQRGTHLDFSQAVSPFTYNSHMRQSSPGVAPWYTQSPGPRPAPWLIPPQNLIFDSSMQAAGPTNETAKGASSKIISISHTVSPVLVPPSSAPSIVSSAAVVNDEKQKAPASSSKKGTASQKPRKRKKASASPEQQSVIASPQLKADVTSSIPATNHTSGFTLSTHSPSNALVSRVVPNTGQLTSIPNYQITGGMDSEQGIIFSEQIRSAIEQSTVQAKGASMHSVEAVRHKEGIWSHLSTISKNKLPREVEEKLTSAAAAAEAAVSVAKAAAEAAKMASEAALQAKMMAEEALSSSTSLKSMHHEAGEVGISSNPPGQSSSTPASSLKSKENSRTPGSILSVARKAARKRVEEASAATKRAENLDAILKAAEFAAEAVFRAGTIIGMGEPLPFTLRELLEAGPDGYWKSESVRNKAGSGNHNPVTETLEVDAPANFSKSGRKRGRKPKYDQALPNSEPSSSGKELLPEGIHSANVGHGVEDVPTTMALDSNKNSTAPVNIIWNGIEKGSAVEVLSDKGGFGVAWFSAKVVDINENNTFVSYHNHNGTGPHEEQVPLRQDGDKPPQIRLPYPATLSKFKTRKRRRETAGSCLWVIGDHVDAWVNDSWREGVIAQNYEGDETKYVVQFSVGGGGESLVVDAWNLRPSRVWKDGQWTEWSSARERKSKSNKGDSPLEKRQRTDLLQAGGDLSTVGEAGGPSKDKNTNNTKKPEELKQLALSQEEMVFNVGKSVVENKSDALAFKRPGLQKEGSKVVYGVPKHGKKKKFMEVSKHYDVGQSDKISEGNASSRFAKHSMPQLPRPRENTSKVDHNRGRRVAEMRSRIPKPTKSQNVAANSVPDEDSLPKSIPNSGVSERSFTLAESNTSTSNTKKPTVEKNNSALGTGPRTVVPSVSEMQPAYTDPTSKQNVSTNNRAKRKYVPPVGNVNRSTLRTCEKTSSDSGEPQRTSSDSAEPRRSNRRIQPTSRLLEGLQSSLIISKVPGEKVPRSNYKSASSRGRAHG encoded by the exons ATGGATCATGATGATAGCGATTTTCAGAGCCAAAACTTTCAACTAGTTGGTGAAGACAGTAACAGGTTCCCTTCAGGTTTGCGGCCATTTGCACTCCCAAAACTTGATATCGAGGACCAGCTACAAGGCCATCTTCGATTTGATAATTTGATAGATTCAGAAGCATTTTTCAGCGTGCAAGGGCACGAGAGTAATTGGATTGAGGTTTTGTCTACCGGAAGCAGTGTTGTTGATTTTAGTTCCAGTGCTGCTGAATCGTGCTCGAAAACTAATAATGTCTGGTCAGAGGCAACATCCACAGAATCTGTGGAAATGTTATTGAAATCAGTGGGAGAAATTGAGACAACTGGTAACATGGACAGTAATGCACACCTTCAGTTAAGTGCTATGGACAGCCAAATCGATCAGTCGAACGTGCATCCTGATTCCACTAGCTCTCCAACAGATAGTACTGTAGTGCCAACCGAAAAAGATCAGTCTCAGAGCACTCATTCTAGAATGACTGATGGTCCTGATCATTCTCAGAGTACTCATTCTAGAATGGCTGCTGACCCTTCAAACACCGATCCCCAGCTTGAGCGTTTTGCTCCTTTCTTGATGGACAAGAAATCTGAGCAGGCAGCAGCTTCTGTTGCTGAGAAGTGCATAGCAAGTGAGAAGCTGTCCTCTTCAATTAACACATCAGGAAGCTGCCCAGCTGTTGGCGGCTATTTTGAAGGAGTTCAGGACGACCTTTCTCTGGACAAACTCAATGTACCCTCCGCCGAAGTAAATTCTAGGAACTTGAATAATGAACCTTTCACAGGGTTGGCTCCCCTTCAGAACATATATGTCACTGATTCATATCACTTTGAACAGGATAATAAAGAATCGGAGGTTGATGTTGCACCTCAGGATTCGGAGGTATGCCATTTTAATGAAAATAAAGTTGAAGGAGGACTAACTGAGTCTTTGGGCACTGTGAACTTGTCCAGTCAGGTTAGCAATGAAACTCTATTGCCAGAAAGTTCTGATGGATTGCTAGAGGCCATTACAAATCCACTTAAGCTGCACAGAAGTGATGGTACTTGTAATATAGTCAACAGCACTCTTCAACTATCTTTTTCCCCAGTGCAACATGAAACTGAAGGTCTGAGTAGTTCAGTTGACAGGAGCAATGAACTCATCATCAACGAGTTTGGTGTTAGTTCAAATTCTGCTCCATCTCACCGATCTGAGGCAGACTCACGAAATTCTAATCCTCATCTTGTCAGTTCTCTGTCTCCCAAAAGAAAGGTTGCTGACGCCACTGGTGTTCCTGAAGAAACAATGAATGCTGGAGCCAATAGTACAAATATCAGCTGTACTGGTGATGAATCAAAACTTGAAGTATTGGAGCACAATAAAGATTCTGTTGATAACCTAGAAAGTGGTGCCATGGAAGAAAAGACAATGGATAAAATACCTGTAGTTTCAGGAAATATGGAGCAAATGGTGGAAAATAACCATGAAGAAAATGCTAGTGGTGCTACAGACACATCAAAAGATAAGGTTGAATCTTCTGACAGTATTGCACCCGAAAACTCTTCAGCTGACGCTTTCAATGCTTCAGAGGATCCAAAAATTCCCTCAATAAATCATGAGGGGTCATTCAATGAATGTGATACTCCTGGTATAGAAGAGGAGCCTGAAAGCTCGCATTTGGTCCTTTCTACTTCTGGGCCTCATGAGAAAATGTCAGCACCGGTGATCAGTTCAAGCAGTGGCATTGGCATCACTTCTACCACTGTTACTGACACTTTCGGTACTCCAGCAGATAAAAATGGCTGTTCAATAGGTGTTTCTGCTGCTGATTCTTCTGCTTTACCAGATGAGAGGGATTTGATTGTGTCCACGATGAATCATGAGGTGCCATCCAAGGAAGGTGCTAAATCCGCTTTAGGAGATGAGGACAACAATGTTATTTCTCCTGGCTCTGAACCAGGTGGGGTAATGTCAGCTGTGCCTGTGGACTCAAACACTGATGTTTATGGTAGTACTGTTTCTGTTGCAAAAAAGGAGGAATACACAGAGCAGGCTAATTCTCTGGGTGGTTCAACCACAGCAGAAACTCAGGATAAATCAG GTAACCATCCAGATGCTTCTTCACCAAAATGCCAGACTGATAAATCTTTGATACAAGGTGAGCAACATACAGATCCAGCCACACCACCTGCATTAGGTATCTCAAGTGGCAATGTTGCTGAAAAGGTTGTAGAAACTCCCCAAAATGCAAGCAATGATTTGAATGCACGTGTGCAAG caGATGCAGTATTAAATCATGGTACAGATCATAGTCCTGGTACTGTTACTTCCCAGGGCAAGGTAGGCTCAAGCATAGTGGAACCTGGCAATGGTAATGGAATCCGTACCAGTGCTACATGTGGCTCCCCTTCAGTGATTAGTTGCTCCGAACCCTCTCCCCAGGAAGGTGGACAGGGCAGCAACGCACTACTTCATCATACACCACTAGATGTGCAGTCTGGGGATCCAAAAGATTGTGAAGCCAATGCTGATGCTGCTCAGAGCTCAAAACAATGTTCTACCAGAAATTTAGAATCTGCTCTTGGTTCTGAGGAGACTAATACAGCAGGAGGTGATAGAAGCTTCTCATTCGAGGTGGGAGCTCCACCAAATGCTTCTGAGAAAGCTCATAGCCCTGTTTGGAGCCCGTTCCCTAGATACACAGCTTCTCAGAGTACCGAG ATGACCCCAGAAAATCCTCAACCTGGAAGTTCATTGAAGAGTATCAGTGATGTTAGTAAGGAAACATCTATTGCAAAAGCTGGTAAAGAACAGCTGTCAGAAAGGAAAGTGGCTGAAAGTGCTGGGGGCCCGTCAGACAACTCTAACATTGGTGATAGCACTAAGAGTAGCAGTTCACCGCCAGAGAAGTCACAGCAGCATCCAACCCCTGAGCCTTCTG ATTTGGTGAAGTTTCCATTCACAGATCCACAGCATTTGCAGCTACGTGCACAGATTTTTGTTTATGGAGCTCTTAT TCAAGGAACACCACCAGGAGAGGCTTACATGGTGGCAGCTTTCGGAGAGTCTG GTGGTGGTGGTAAACCTACATGGGAGGCAGCTTGGCGAGCTGCTCTTGAAAGATTTCAGTACCAAAAATCACTTTATACTGGTTTAGAGACCCCTACAAGTTCACGTATAG GTAGTTCCGTGCCTGACAAAGCTAATAAGAGTACAGCAGTTAGAACTGCCCCAGCTAGCAAAAAGGGTGGGAAAACTGTGGTACCAGCACATTCTACTGCAACCCTGCACGGAACTTTTAGTGTGCCTCTTGGTAGTTCTACGTTTAACCTGCAACGAGGTACTCATCTGGACTTTAGCCAGGCAGTATCACCATTTACATATAATTCACACATGAGGCAGTCGTCTCCTGGTGTTGCCCCCTGGTATACTCAGAGCCCTGGACCACGTCCTGCACCCTGGCTGATTCCACCACAAAACTTAATTTTTGATTCATCGATGCAAGCAGCTGGTCCTACAAATGAAACTGCAAAGGGGGCATCATCCAAAATCATATCCATTTCGCATACTGTTTCGCCTGTTTTAGTTCCACCTAGTTCGGCACCTTCTATTGTTTCTTCAGCGGCGGTTGTGAATGATGAAAAACAGAAGGCACCAGCTTCTAGCTCTAAGAAGGGAACAGCATCACAAAagccaagaaaaagaaagaaagcttCAGCAAGTCCAGAACAGCAATCTGTCATTGCCTCCCCTCAGCTCAAAGCAGACGTTACGTCTTCTATTCCTGCCACTAACCACACATCAGGATTCACTTTATCTACCCATTCTCCAAGTAATGCTTTGGTTAGTAGGGTTGTTCCTAACACAGGTCAGCTCACCTCTATACCTAACTACCAGATCACTGGTGGTATGGATAGTGAGCAAGGAATCATCTTTTCGGAACAGATCCGGAGTGCAATAGAACAATCAACTGTACAAGCGAAAGGTGCAAGTATGCACTCAGTGGAGGCAGTTAGGCATAAAGAAGGCATATGGAGCCATCTATCCACAATCTCAAAAAACAAGTTACCTCGTGAAGTTGAAGAGAAGCTTACCtcagctgcagctgctgctgaagCAGCAGTTTCTGTTGCAAAGGCAGCTGCAGAAGCTGCCAAGATGGCATCAGAGGCTGCATTGCAGGCGAAGATGATGGCAGAGGAAGCACTTAGCTCTTCTACATCTCTAAAGTCCATGCATCATGAAGCTGGTGAAGTTGGTATCAGTAGCAATCCACCTGGCCAGTCAAGTTCAACACCAGCATCATCTCTGAAAAGTAAGGAGAACAGTCGTACCCCGGGTTCCATCCTTTCAGTGGCACGGAAGGCTGCTAGAAAGAGGGTTGAAGAGGCATCTGCAGCTACAAAACGTGCAGAAAACTTGGATGCCATACTGAAAGCTGCGGAGTTCGCTGCGGAGGCTGTGTTCAGAGCTGGAACTATTATTGGAATGGGTGAACCACTACCTTTTACTCTAAGGGAGCTTTTAGAAGCTGGCCCGGATGGCTACTGGAAGTCTGAGAGTGTGAGGAATAAAGCTGGAAGTGGTAATCACAATCCAGTAACAGAAACATTGGAGGTAGATGCACCTGCTAATTTCAGTAAATCTGGCAGAAAGCGTGGTCGGAAACCTAAGTATGATCAAGCACTACCAAATTCGGAGCCATCTTCAAGTGGCAAAGAATTGCTGCCAGAAGGAATACACTCAG CTAATGTAGGACATGGGGTTGAAGATGTTCCCACCACTATGGCACTTGATAGTAACAAAAATAGTACAGCACCAGTAAACATTATCTGGAATGGCATTGAAAAGGGATCTGCTGTTGAG GTCTTATCTGACAAGGGTGGGTTTGGAGTAGCTTGGTTTTCTGCCAAGGTTGTTGATATAAATGAAAATAACACATTTGTCAGCTATCACAACCACAACG GAACTGGTCCTCATGAAGAACAGGTGCCATTGAGACAAGATGGGGATAAACCGCCTCAAATACGTCTTCCTTACCCTGCTACCCTTTCTAAATTCAAAACTAGGAAACGTCGCAGGGAAACAGCAGGGAGTTGTTTATGGGTTATTGGAGATCACGTAGATGCTTGGGTCAATGATAG TTGGCGTGAGGGAGTTATTGCTCAGAATTATGAGGGTGATGAGACAAAGTATGTTGTACAATTTTCAG ttggaggtggtggtgaGTCATTAGTTGTTGATGCTTGGAATCTTCGTCCATCACGTGTTTGGAAAGATGGTCAATGGACAGAGTGGTCCAGCGCAAGAGAAAGGAAATCTAAATCTAATAAG GGTGATTCACCTCTTGAGAAACGCCAAAGGACAGACCTGCTTCAAGCAGGTGGCGATCTATCTACTGTTGGTGAAGCAGGGGGTCCCTCCAAGGATAAGAATACTAACAATACAAAAAAGCCGGAGGAGCTAAAGCAATTGGCTTTGTCTCAGGAGGAAATGGTTTTCAACGTTGGGAAGAGTGTAGTTGAAAATAAATCTGATGCTCTTGCATTCAAACGGCCTGGATTGCAGAAAGAAGGATCAAAGGTTGTCTACGGTGTTCCAAAACatggaaagaagaagaagtttaTGGAAGTAAGCAAACATTATGATGTAGGCCAATCTGACAAGATTTCCGAGGGCAATGCATCTAGCAGATTTGCAAAACATTCAATGCCACAATTGCCAAGACCGCGTGAAAATACCTCCAAAGTTGATCACAATAGAGGAAGGAGAGTAGCTGAGATGAGGTCTAGAATACCTAAACCCACAAAGTCACAGAATGTTGCAGCTAACAGTGTTCCTGATGAGGATTCCTTGCCCAAGTCCATTCCAAATTCTGGTGTTTCTGAAAGGAGTTTTACTTTAGCAGAAAGTAACACAAGCACCTCGAACACCAAGAAGCCCACTGTAGAAAAAAATAATTCTGCGTTGGGCACGGGCCCTAGAACTGTAGTTCCTTCTGTTTCTGAAATGCAACCGGCATATACTGATCCTACTTCCAAGCAGAATGTGTCCACTAACAATCGAGCTAAAAGGAAATATGTTCCTCCTGTGGGTAACGTGAACAGAAGTACGCTTAGAACCTGTGAAAAGACTAGTTCTGATTCTGGTGAGCCCCAAAGGACTAGTTCTGATTCTGCTGAACCCAGACGATCTAACCGGCGAATTCAACCAACTTCGAGG TTACTAGAGGGTTTGCAAAGTTCCCTCATAATCTCCAAAGTTCCTGGGGAGAAGGTTCCAAGGAGCAATTACAAAAGTGCTTCGTCAAGAG GGAGAGCTCATGGCTGA